The Xenopus tropicalis strain Nigerian chromosome 1, UCB_Xtro_10.0, whole genome shotgun sequence DNA segment TTATAAAGAATGGCTTGCCAAAATAAGCCTGTACATATTGTTGGAGGCCTTTCTGTGCCAAAAATTCTAGGACAATAATGTAATATACATTTTTGAGGTTTCACTGTGCCACATATTACTGTGACCACATGGTATCTATATTTCTGAGGCCATCCTATATCATGAAATGTTGGGACAATGGTTTGCCATCAGTTTCTGGCGACATACAGTACTGTGTCAAATATTTCTGGGACCACAttatcatgaaatgctgggggtcaTGCTTTGCCAGTGTGGCAATATTAGTGCTCTGATAGGTGTGTCAGTCAGAAGGGCCTTGCTTTacatggatgtttttttttctggtgaactGCACTGTGTGGTCATTACAATCCTTCCACCTATTTCAACCACTGTCTTTCAACAATATATAAGATTCCACACCTTATCAGGCAAGTTGCACCTTTACACTGATTGGCCAACAGCAATAAATACACTGTAAGCAAGAGATTATCTAGTCACCCATCAGATGCAAAACTTATTTTGTAGTGCATAAATACAGGTTTAATATTACTCTGGAATTTCCACATTTAATAGGTATAGCATTTTCTATAAGCTAGAGAAGAAGTTTATTTAAATGCTGGCTGCTAGCTTGAAAAGGGTCAATAAGGACCTAAAATTTTACAGTGCTTGTCTGTGCCAATTAAACAAATTAAGGCATTTTAATTATATGAAGATTTCAGTTTGGAGTGCTGTCCAGTATCTAGAGACTGCATATAATGTGAAGTGAACAAAGTGAGACATGAACCCAATGCAAAAAGGAACCCAATGTAGTGCTGACTGCTAGGTACAATATGGAAGAAGTTATATTCGTAGAAGGGCAGTTATTGCAGCTAAATAAATAACAGCCTTTATGACCCAGaattaaaacatttattgaaaTCAGTACTAGCAATCTTAAAAGATATACACACTCACTCTAATCATAAAggttaaaacattattttactcaGAATGGGAAAGCTTTGAAAACACTTCTCAGCcttgaatacatttatttattgacagatttatgaaaatttgagtttgtgaaaaaaagCATGGATGTTATAAAAATAACTTGTGATTTATGTTATCAAATGCTAGCTTTTTTAAGAGACAAAACATAACCAAATATTCCCAAACTTTTTGCCTCAGAAAAACAGTTGCACGctggtgagaatcacattgttccatttatttttaatgaggctaaaaaagtCGAGtgttttaataactgggaaaataaataaataaagtagagacaattctcattgacttctattgaacctcgtCAGCTTTTACTCGCCTTTCcttaataaatacagactattaATTGATCTTAAGACAATTCTCCAGTATATGTGAATTTGCTTTTTgttgtgaaaaaaatgcaaactagaattttgataaataggccccataatgTTAGATAAGCTTTGCTAAGTGTTATGGTTGTTCAGAATAACACCTTGCTATATATATAAGATAAGGAGACAACAGCCCCATTCCTGTCAAACAGAGCATAGAGGGATTACCTAGTGCCGGATCTCTTATCCTGGTaccccaaggccaccccccctTCCATCGCTCATGTGCGGACATTTAATCTCccttacggagcagtggggagaggtccctattgctccttatgggagcaaaattttgttGCAATGGTCCTGAACATAGGTTATGTTTATCCAGGGCATTATCCAACCTTTTAAGAGGGGTTACAGCTATGGGgacattttttagtatttttttagttgcatttAAATCCATGCAAACCCCCAAACTCTTATAGTGCACTGTTCCCAGGGAAACAAAATGTGTCACTGGCTTTGACTGTCACTGCATTACTGCAGGTTAATTTGCCTTGTTTGTCTTGAGTTATGGGATGGATTATCTGGTACCAAAGATATATGTTATAACTACAGATAGATCAGGGATTTATGGTGGTTTATCTATGAACACCTATTACTGTTTTCACAAAAGAATTGCAACTGTCAGAGGTGTTACACAGTGCTTGATAGATTTTATGGCATATGCCATTGTTGGTCCATTTTTCCATCACATCATTTTAAGTAAGTTTTTTTTAAGTAAGTAAGTTTTCCTCTATGTAACTTATTACTGCTGAAGGGACTACTATCTATTTTGATAATTTGCAGAAGAAAATAAGATGTTTCAGTGTTAAGGCACCAGAGAATTTAGACTACCATGAATTATGGGAAACGTGACAGCCTATTGCAGACACTGGAAGTCACATGCTGACACCACACAGAAATGCTATAGAGTTCCTGAGCAGTGTAAGCCTTTCAGCCCTACACCAGTGCAAATCACAGACAGCAGAATTTCCTATTCTTTGCAGTGGGAAGCAGTGACAAGCAATtatcatcattgttttctgtttcatattTTCCCTGTTAATAGTACCTAGTGTGTGTTTCTATAGAAACAATGGAGACAATTGACTTAAATGATGAACTTGGAATGCTTTGTTGCTCTTAAGGTAAAGCTATAGAGCATAGGTGCCAGTAAGCACAGGCAAAGAGCTGTGACAGCACAGCCAGAAAACAAGACAAAAGATATTTAGATTTTTCTTACTTGACAAAAATGTATGTTCTCAGGAGTGTATGCAGGCAGCAGCAATACAGCACATATATAAAGGCTGTCTCTTTCCACTCTTCATTTGCACTGAAACTTCCAAACATTTAAAATGGGAAAGGTAAGCCAGAAccataattttttaaatatatcctaAATGATACATAACCAAGAACTATCTTTTTAAAGAGGTACAGTTCTATATAGATAAACGAAGATTCTGGAAAATAGAAAACTTTGAACACATTTTACAGTTAATCATTACCATATTTGAGCCATAAAATAGTTTTAAAAGATGCAAAATAGCAACAAAAATATATGCAGTCTGATATTGTACTAATGATAAACATATACATTCTGCTAATACTAAACTGAGACCCAAAGAGATTTTGGCTTATATGAATAGTTATGATATCAATACAAAAAATGCATAGAAAAGGACCACttacattttatgaaaatggcttaacAGCAAATTTGAGCAAACATGGGaccttttaaattttttaaaacacaaaatgaCAGCCTTACAAAGTAACTCTTAACTGCTCTACATTCAGTGTTGTACAGTTGAAGAACTGTATTTTCTCTGGCCCTAGCAATCAAAAAGATGTGTTGTACTTAAATCTATGGTATCGTAATAAACAGAATGATAGCTGCACTGATAATTAGATAGAAATGAATTGTGGTTGTGGGGCACCTTAtaatatgtttcattttttttcacctATAATTATCTTCTAATTTTGttgtcttttaaaaaataattatggtAGGTAACACTATTAACAAGCTTGCTGAGATAAGAAATCActataaaatattacatatatttctgTATCAGTTTTTGCTTCCATTCTTTACCTCCTGATTAGTATTTATGTACCTTAACTTACATTTAACAAATTTAACATATGGAAACTGCAATATTTAAAGGTACATTCCTCCATCTCAGTAAAGATTAAAAACTTTTCAAAAAACAGAACCACAAAATAAATATTCGTCTTGAAAATTGTGCCTATGCCctaattttatttgtaatattgaaTCAACAATATCTTTCTTCAGATCTTTTTCTATGAGGAAAGGAACTTCCAAGGCCGCCACTATGAGTGcggctcagactgttctgacctgtcctcatacttcaatcactgcaactccatcagggtagagggtggtaactggatcctctatgagcaccccagttacaggggacaccagtattacctctggcaaggagaatacccagactttcagagatggatgggcttcaatgaTTCCATCAGGTCCTGCCGCTTTATTCCCCATGTAAGTTATGTAATGTGCTTATCTCCTTTTAGAGAAAATAGGATAGTTAGAGAGTTAGTCATCTATGTTTTTCCACTTCTAATGAAAACAATTATGGTGATTATCCTTTACTGTATGTTAGTATTTAATATCTAAAGTTTTAAACAGCAGCTTAATATATGATTAAGCAATGATTGTGACATTCTAAAGAAGAGGGGACATTGTTCAATTTTAACGCTTGAGCATATATACATTTTAAGTAGGAATTACATAGAAATGAAAAAACAAGCTATGGAAAGGATTTTAGAGGCTAGTCATGAACCATGAccatatttttgcatttcattaaagtaccatggccaatacaaaatgagaatctacgaaagaggagactaccaagggcagatgatggagttctttgatgactgccccaatacttatgatcgattccgtttccatgacattcactcctgcaatgtgtttgatggccactggatgttctatgaggaacccaactacaggggacgtcagtactacctgagacctggacaatacaggagatacagtgactggggagcctcaGGCGCCAGAATTGGATCATTTAGAAGGATTTATCACAGATTTTAAATCATTTggaaactttaaataaaaatataataattccaAACAACGTGTTTATAAATGTTGTGTCAATTTAGTCtgcattacacaaatacaaatatacatgtcTGAAATGAgagcaaaaaataataatgaaaattgcTAGATGTTATTTATGAAGATAGGCTTGCCAAAACAAGTCTGGAAACATTATGTCTTTGCCATAAAATGCTGGTGTCATGCTGTTTCATGAAGTGCTGGGGCCTTCCTGTTCCATGTAATGCTGGGACAATGAGGCAACACTTTTGAGGTCTCACTGGGCCAAAACATATTTGTGACCACATGGTGTCTTTATTACTTGGCCATCCTGTATCATGAAATATTGGGGCCATGCTTTGCCATCAATTTCTGGGGACATTCTGTGTCAAATATTTCTGTGGCCACAccatcatgaaatgctggggtcataTTGTGTCATGAACACTCCATTCATTGAAAAACTTGAAACATTCCtgattttcacatttttctgcttttttcatttgtacatttttaatacattactTGCATTCATGGtttagagaaagtgagtttaatcATAGTtttaaaaactacttaaactacaaaaatgagaatgtcaaTACATGGGCCTCCTCGTGTAATCATAAAGGGTAAAAAATTATTTGACTGAGAATgggaaagctttaaaaaaaaaaactactcagCCTCAACTATAaacgtatgtatatctttatttaatgcagtactgtacagtagaatagttGAATACAACAGGGGCTTATTAAAAtaacaatagataaatacaaagtataataataaatacatataaatacaaggtacatttGGAATAAATTaagaatcaaagaaaaaaaagaggatggaggtccctgccccatagatctTATAATcgaaatgggagggtaacttatagacacaaataggcaaatataagtgctgtaggtcacagtgggtgacactgcaatttAAGTGCCACATCCCAGATTAGGTGCTTTGTGAGTGCTCCAATAGGTAggctttaagtttagttttaaaaagactgagggaggattctctctggaggaaatcagggagggcattccaaatgtaaggggcagcaaggcagaaagggttaaggtgggaaacgGCAGTATTAGtaggggggtgcaaccaagcagttgctctgtgaggaacagaggagttggccaggaacatatggagacacaagagaagagatgttgTGAATCatagaggaatggagggctttaaagATTAAGAAAatgagtttgtaagatattctttgtttaatggaaaGCCACAATAAGGATTTTAGcagtggaagggcctgaactctcttggatgagaggaggagaattctggcagcagtacagtatacagactgtaggggggagagatgggagtcaGGGagaccagttagtagcaggttacagtagtctagatgggatagaatgagagcatgcatgagcagcctagctgttacagtagaaagaaagggacacaTTTTCACAaaattgcataagaaaaagtaacaTGTTTTGatagtggtgttaatatggtcagagaaggaaagagaggagtcaaagatcacccccaaacaaagtGCCGagttgacagggttgatgagtgTGCCATCAACAGAGATTGTAAAGGAGGACTAGTTCTAGGTTTAGGCCTAGTTTCGTTTTTTTAGGTTCATTTTGAGGTGggattggttcatccaattagagattgctaggaggcagttagagatttgagtctcagtttcaactgttaacgaaggggttgaaaaataaatttggatatcatcagcatatagatgatatttaaagcccaATGAGCGGATgggatctcccaaagacagtgtgtaCAGAGAGAATAACAATggaccaagtacagagccttgcctTACCCCTACTTTAAGTGGAACTgaagatgagattttgttagcataAAAGACAGGAAGGAGTAGTCAACTGTTTCAAATGCAGCCAATAAATCGAGGAGGATTAATATAGAagagtgacctttggctttggcaacctgaagatcaattgtaactctgcacaaggccgtctcagtagagtgtgcAGGCCTGAAACCAGATTGCAGCAGGTCGAACAGATTATGCATCTATGggttctaagattttggaggcaagtggtagatatgagacaAAATggtaattagagagacaggaaggGTCCAGCGCGGCCTTTTCAAGGATAAGATCACAGGCCTGAGGGAAAAATTCCAGAAACCAGAGAAGGATTAAAAATGTGAGgaagagctggagtaagttcagcagcacagtgtttaagcagagaagaaggcatagagTAAAAAACGCAAGTGGTGAGGGGAGCTgacaaaagaagccgggagacttcggagGCAGTTACAGGCTTgaaagagctaagacatgcagaaggggactgaggaaggaggagctggtttatATTAATCTCTattaatacaaaccagctcctccttcctcagtcCCCTTCTGCATATCAaactcatcaaccctgtcaactCTGCACTTTGTTTGGAGGTGAGTCTGATTGCGGATAGACTCCACTTTGCTTTTGAAGAAATCAGCGAAATCCTGTAATTGAGTCGATGAGGGATGCAGAAgcgtattgaatatagaaaacagatgtcgcaggttggatttattgttgtttataagggtattgtattATTGCTGCTTGGCCTTTGACAAGATGGAGTTAAGGAAAGCTAATagaaatttataatggataaagtttACTTGTGTATGGGATTAGCTCCACATATGTTTCACAGACCTTACTCAGGCATGTAAGAATTTGGTTTGCAAATTTAGCCAGGGGTGTGGGTTTTAAGTCTGAGTACGCTTAGGCTAAAGGGGAGTGAATGAGGCAATAAGGAGATTATAATCAGTAGAAATGAAGTGAGTTTTGCCATTAGCAGGTAGGTTGTTGTGCTATAGCTTTGCAGAATGGCAGTAGCAGGTGGGAAGGTTCCTCAGATATGCTCACTGAATCTATAGGCATTTTACTCAGTTTATAAATTTCAATAAGCAGTCTGTAGTGGCTCTCTTTTTAGCTCAACTTGTTAAACTCATTCAGATCACTTGTAAATGAATCTCTTTGGAACGCATCACCATTGCAAATACTCATCCCCAGCAAATTCTCTTCCCTAAGAATATTTAAATAGTGAGAGGAAAAACTGGGCAGTGCTGTGCACAGGTCTGGGGAATCACAACTAATTCTAATTGATCAAGCAACAGATTGATCACCCAgatgtgttagggctctggcacacggggagattagttgcccacgacaaaactTCTTTGTCACGAgcgactaccgtatatactcgagtataagccgacccaaatataagccgaggtacctaattttacctaagaaaactggaaaagcctattgactcgagtataagcctagggttattCAATCATTAAATCAATTTCAGAGCATGATTATTGAGACTGACGCGCGGGATCCAATTTGATATATttaaactcatatatatatatacacaatcagGGGAATCTTAAATAGTCACATTCAGTATGTATACACTTATGGGGAAGGGACACTGGTGCTAGATACAGGGGATGGTCGTTATAATTAATACTATtgtagggttaatttttcagcagcagCCTATGAGCTGCAATAGTGCCTGATCAGAAAGGTCTGGATAACTGCCCTCTCAGAACAATGGCATGGCACCCACCCAATGAGCAGCAAATCTTGATGGTGGTAATTGCTCAGTATAGCAttgtcttttagggctctggcacatgggaatATTAGTGGCTGTACTAGTAGGATGAGGGAAAAGCAAGGGGTGCAGAGCTGGTGTGCCCCACACTAATCCCCACATGCCCAAGCACTGACCTGATTAAGGGTTGGCAAGAGGCTCAGGCTCATGgtccccctaccccccccccccacttccagcctcctcttcatcatcatccGGATCCAGCAGAAGCTCCCCACCAGGGCCGCGGCTTAGCCCACATCCGAGCGCCAGGTTAAACATCTCTATTCCAGCGTCGGCCAAAGGCAGAGAGGCACAAGACACGGCCGCAGGCAGCGCAGAGCCCCGATCCTCCAGCACTAGGACCCACACTATCACCTCCGCTTGGGGGTAGCGATCCAATCGCATCCAATCCAATGCAATCGCATCCAATCCAGGCTTTCCTGTAGCTGCAGCCCGGCCTGGTGGGGAGAGGGCCCGGCGGGGCAAGAGCCAGACCAGGGTCCGCGGCGGGAGAATGGAGCCCAGCGCAGGTCACAGAGCAGGTGGCCCCGGGTCTCTGCTCCCCTCCCATCCCGCGTCGATCCTCCAGCACTAGGACCCACACTATCACCTCCGCCGAGTACACAGGGGGATGCAGCTGCACCGTGGGTGCCGCACTGAGCTACTGTATTCAGCAATAGCAAGGTGAGGTGGATGCTGGAGGGAAAACTTATCTAGACGCTCAGGTGTAAGTATTGAAATGCTGCAAATCTAGGCAGGATAGATGGCATGATAATTAAATGTGCGGCTGTGGCGTGCACTCGATGCCAGTATTCACTCGATGCCAgtattcactcgagtataagccgagcatgagtttttaagcacatttttcgtgctgaaaaactcggcttatactcgagtatttacggtaatctccccaagttgccttcccctgccatcccaccggtgaaaatgtaagtcgccggtgggatggcacacgcggcggcgcaattttgcgcaaatcgctgaaaaagccttgcgaggcaacttcggcgatttgcgcgaaatcgcgccaccgtgtgtgccatcccaccggcgacttacattttcgccggtgggatggcaggggaaggcaactcggggagattagtcgcccgcgaacagggagttttgtcgcgggcgactaatctccccgtgtgccagagcccttagaggagGAAGCAGAGCAAGAGTAAAGATGAACCCTGGGATAAAGTGACTTACAGAGTTTATTTATGGAGGAGTTTTATGGGGTGGggtcataaaatgtacaaaactacaAAGAGAGCTAATAATCTTAATATATTGTGTATAGTgcaaaaagtgaaaaattaaAACTACAGAGTTCTAGCATGCAAAATCTTATATTGGAAGTGAAAGGGAATTTTGAAAACAAACTTCAAAttagtttgaaaaacatgaagtcactgaatgaaatctgatcggctgttgttggctctgcccacattttctaaccttggatcacagttttaaagtaaaaatcacagtgcaaagtttggggaccctggttttgaTAGTGTATAAATGgcaacaatttaaatttccccactgaaagtcaacaagtgacatctgataaAGTTGGATaaagttaaagaatggcagcagtttaaatttaaaccaataaaagtcaataggtaaattgtgatttgtgattggtggttgttccgactttttctaaccttgaaaaagtgggcaccctggcataaatagtgtgagaatggcagcattttaaaggacaaggaaagtcaaaatctattaagcacactattaaatagtactactattgctgtgtaaaaacgctctaattctggcttgcctaatgaaagatttactacaaactacatacttgtttaagtgaacagcgccgccatctttaaaaagggatgcccataccctttccctcaTGTTTCTGCACCGGCACACACCAGTACAGAAACATCCCCCCGACCCCACTCCGCTCTCCAATCCTCAATCCCGGCACAAAAGCACAAGCTATTGCACACCAACCAACCCACCCCCTCCCTCCCCGTTCTCCCGGCACACACCAGTGCAGAAACATCCCAAACTCCCCCCGCTCCAAGCCCCCCGCTCCCCGCTCTGCTCTGCAGACTGCTTCCTCTCTGAATGGTCCGGCTCGCCGCTGCATGtgctatttatatagcacattgCCATAGCAACCGGACGCTTGCCGGTTCTGTTGGAAGGGGGAAGGCACCTGCTTGTGCAGAAGAGGGacatgtgcgcatgcgccgcctacagtaacaagtcaccaagtctgggaaggagcgatgcattatgggaatcttctccacactgctcagcgtttttttttcctgtttggcttctgatcttctgaacaggtgaagtatggggagacttaagggcactattgagacaactgaaggtatgcctgcagcttgagattaactctttactagcctttccttctcctttaaatttaaaccaataaaattcatcaaataatggcatcagtttaaatataaaccattgaaatttaatgggtggaaatggattggctgttggtggctctgcccactttttctaaccctgaatacgtagtcagtcagtgactgactgtgaagtttgggaaccctgacataaatactgtgagaaaggcagcatttttaaatttaaaccaaaaaaattcaataggtgatgTCTGATTGGGTGTCGGTGGCTCCACCCACGTTTTGAAACCTAAatatgcagtcccctagtgaccctggtgttaatactgtgagaatggcagcaggttgaattttcccattgaaagtcaatatgtaaaatctgattggctgttggtggctcagccccctttttttaaccttgaaccacagttacctggtgcctaactctgcaaagtttggggaccctggtgttattactgtgagaatggcagcaggctgaatttccgccaagtcaataggtaaaatctgattggctgttcacagctctgccaacttttgggcatccaacaatcatcatttttgcattcagactgaccccatgagtatgtgattcaagGTTGGggattgtagcctcaaagaagtaagattggcagcagtttcaatttccccattaaaggtAATGGgtgcaatttgattggctgttgttggtccctctcactttgggtcatccaataaatgtcctgtttcattcggggtgaacCCATTATTAtgtaattcaagtttggggggtgtggcttcaaagctgtaagagtggcagcagtttaaatatcttccctgtcaatgtcaatgggaaaattggagtGTTTGGAGTGGCACCATGGGgggcaaaatgacctccagcgggccacaaatgtgcatgtgtctgctcaaacggtcagaaacagactccattaggggtggtatgagggcccgacatccacaggtgggggttgtgcttacagcccaacaccgtgcaggacatttggcatttgccagagaacaccaagattggcaaatttgcactggtgccctgtgctcttcacagatgaaagcaggttagcactgagcacatgtgacagacatgACACAgtctggagacgccgtggagaatgttctgctgcctgcaacatcctccagcatgaccggtttggcagtgggtcagtaatggtgtggggtggccgcacagccctccatgtgctcgccagaggtagcctgactgccattaggtaccaagatgagatcctcaaaaaatgaagaaaacagcagcactccggttgttttgaaaaatgtgaatctttactaagtgccaaaggcaacgtttcgggcttcactccagccctttatcaagagatgagatcctcagaccccttatgagaccatatgctggtgcggttagCCCTGGGTTCCTTCTAATGCaggacaatgctagacctcatgtggctggagtgtgtcagcagttcctgcaagacgaaggcattgatgctatggactggcccacccgttctccagacctgaatccaattgaacaCATCTGGGACAttatgtctcgctccatccacaaatgccacgttgcaccacagattgtccaggagttggtggatgctttagtccaggtctgggaggagatccctcaagAGACCATCCGCCActtcatcaggagcatgcccaggcatggGAGccagggaggtcatacaggcacgtggaggccacagaTACTACTTTGGTgggactccaaatccagacctccatgggttgataaatttgatttccattgataatttttgtgtgattttgttgtcagcacattcaactatgtaaagaacgaagtatttaataagaatatttcattcattcagatctaagatgtcttatttttgtgatCCCATTATTTTTTTTGAGCGGCGTAATTTGTTTATACCATGCAACATATTAGACAATGAGACATCTGCCCCCATCCCAGCTAAAGTGAAACAAAACAGAGAGAGAATACTGGACAATAATTAACATAAGTTATGTTTATTCAAACTTATGACAGGGGTTATagctaagtagtgatgagtgaatctgtcccgtttcactttgccaaaaaatt contains these protein-coding regions:
- the crygdl.14 gene encoding gamma-crystallin-1-like; its protein translation is MGKIFFYEERNFQGRHYECGSDCSDLSSYFNHCNSIRVEGGNWILYEHPSYRGHQYYLWQGEYPDFQRWMGFNDSIRSCRFIPHYHGQYKMRIYERGDYQGQMMEFFDDCPNTYDRFRFHDIHSCNVFDGHWMFYEEPNYRGRQYYLRPGQYRRYSDWGASGARIGSFRRIYHRF